In Nocardia sputorum, a single genomic region encodes these proteins:
- the ftsY gene encoding signal recognition particle-docking protein FtsY: MVRVSPEVWILIAAVAALLLVVLVAGFVRYKRGRVSLTPPTQDKEVTDRSGGYTASGGFAFSRGGTATEPQPVERTDTEGQPHVGDDAAIPRDAPRRGITNVPLPDADVAEAPPAAGAAPVEPETAPPATDAVAPPEGPVADSAPGTADETEAADTAAEPVTAGPDTAAATDLVAPDTPAGVEAPAALEEIEPTAGRLVRLRGRLSRSQNAVGKSLLGLLGGGDLDEDSWEEVEDTLVLADLGTASTTAVVARLRSEMAARSVRTADEARAVLRDVLIEQLRPELDRSVRALPHPDHPSILLVVGVNGTGKTTTTGKLARVLVADGRRVLLGAADTFRAAAADQLQTWGERVGADTVRGREGADPAAVAFDAVAAGIERGVDAVLIDTAGRLHTKTGLMDELGKVKRVVEKKAAVDEVLLVLDATVGQNGLTQARVFAEVVDITGVVLTKLDGTAKGGIVFQVQHELGVPVKLVGLGEGADDLAPFEPAAFVDALLG; the protein is encoded by the coding sequence ATGGTTCGCGTGAGTCCCGAAGTCTGGATCCTGATCGCCGCGGTCGCCGCACTGCTGCTCGTCGTGCTCGTCGCCGGTTTCGTCCGGTACAAGCGCGGCCGCGTGTCGCTGACTCCGCCCACGCAGGACAAGGAGGTGACCGATCGGTCCGGTGGTTACACCGCGTCCGGCGGATTCGCCTTCAGCCGGGGCGGCACGGCGACCGAACCGCAACCGGTCGAGCGCACCGATACCGAAGGACAGCCGCACGTCGGCGACGACGCGGCGATCCCGCGCGACGCGCCCAGACGCGGCATCACCAACGTTCCGTTGCCGGACGCGGACGTCGCCGAGGCGCCGCCGGCCGCCGGGGCCGCGCCGGTCGAACCCGAGACGGCACCCCCCGCCACCGATGCGGTGGCGCCGCCGGAGGGTCCGGTCGCCGACAGCGCGCCCGGCACGGCGGACGAGACCGAGGCCGCGGACACGGCCGCCGAGCCGGTCACCGCGGGCCCGGACACCGCAGCGGCCACCGACCTGGTCGCTCCCGACACGCCCGCGGGCGTCGAGGCGCCCGCCGCGCTGGAGGAGATCGAACCCACGGCCGGCCGCCTGGTCCGGTTGCGCGGACGCCTGTCCCGCTCGCAGAACGCGGTCGGCAAGAGCCTGCTCGGCCTGCTCGGTGGCGGTGACCTCGACGAGGACTCCTGGGAGGAGGTCGAGGACACCCTCGTGCTGGCCGACCTCGGCACCGCCAGCACCACGGCGGTCGTCGCACGGCTGCGTTCGGAGATGGCGGCGCGCAGTGTGCGCACCGCCGACGAGGCCCGTGCGGTGCTGCGCGACGTGCTGATCGAGCAGCTGCGACCGGAGCTGGACCGCTCGGTGCGCGCGCTGCCGCACCCGGACCACCCCTCGATCCTGCTGGTGGTCGGCGTGAACGGCACCGGTAAGACCACCACCACCGGCAAGCTGGCGCGCGTGCTCGTCGCCGACGGCCGCCGCGTGCTGCTCGGCGCGGCCGACACCTTCCGCGCCGCGGCCGCCGACCAGTTGCAGACCTGGGGCGAGCGGGTCGGCGCCGACACCGTCCGCGGCCGCGAAGGCGCCGATCCCGCCGCGGTCGCGTTCGACGCGGTGGCGGCGGGCATCGAGCGCGGCGTGGACGCGGTGCTCATCGACACCGCCGGGCGGCTGCACACCAAGACGGGACTGATGGACGAGCTGGGCAAGGTCAAGCGCGTGGTGGAGAAGAAGGCCGCCGTCGACGAGGTCCTGCTCGTGCTGGACGCGACCGTCGGGCAGAACGGGCTGACCCAGGCCAGGGTGTTCGCCGAAGTGGTCGACATCACCGGCGTCGTGCTGACCAAGCTGGACGGCACGGCCAAGGGCGGCATCGTCTTCCAGGTCCAGCACGAACTGGGCGTGCCGGTGAAGCTGGTCGGGCTCGGCGAGGGCGCCGACGACCTGGCTCCGTTCGAGCCCGCCGCGTTCGTGGACGCACTGCTGGGCTGA
- a CDS encoding ammonium transporter, translating into MAFPLTGAPDTGDTAWMLASSALVLLMTPGLAFFYGGMVRSKNVLNMIMMSISAMGLVGVLWSLYGYSTAFGDNKFGLIGDPTQFFGLKGLIGGNSVAEVKDAAGAVTTEAVNIPLAGTIPATVFVAFQLMFAIITVALISGAVADRLKFGAWLLFAGIWSTVVYFPVAHWVFDFDVKDADGNVVHEGGWIANKLLAVDFAGGTAVHINAGAAGLALVLVLGKRKGWPTTPFRPHNLPFVMLGAGLLWFGWFGFNAGSAVTSGGLAGSTFVTTTIATCAAMLAWLLVEKIRDGKPTSLGAASGIVAGLVAITPSCSSVNVLGALAIGVVAGALCALAVGLKFKFGFDDSLDVVGVHLVGGIVGTLMVGFVAAPEAGAAKTGLFYGGGVDQLWRQAVGAGVVLAFSFIATLIIAYIVKFTIGLRVSEEAESVGLDESEHAETAYDFAALGSTARSAVKEA; encoded by the coding sequence GTGGCGTTTCCACTTACCGGTGCACCGGATACCGGTGACACCGCATGGATGCTGGCGAGCTCGGCGCTGGTGTTGCTGATGACGCCGGGCCTGGCTTTCTTCTACGGCGGCATGGTCCGGTCGAAGAACGTGCTCAACATGATCATGATGAGCATCAGCGCCATGGGCCTGGTCGGCGTGCTGTGGTCGCTGTACGGATACTCGACGGCCTTCGGTGACAACAAGTTCGGCCTGATCGGTGACCCGACGCAGTTCTTCGGCCTGAAGGGCCTGATCGGCGGCAACTCCGTCGCCGAGGTCAAGGACGCGGCGGGCGCGGTCACCACCGAAGCGGTGAACATCCCGCTCGCGGGCACGATTCCGGCGACCGTCTTCGTCGCCTTCCAGCTGATGTTCGCCATCATCACGGTTGCCCTCATCTCGGGCGCGGTCGCCGACCGCTTGAAGTTCGGCGCGTGGCTGCTCTTCGCGGGCATCTGGTCCACGGTGGTCTACTTCCCGGTCGCGCACTGGGTGTTCGACTTCGACGTGAAGGACGCCGACGGCAACGTCGTGCACGAGGGCGGCTGGATCGCCAACAAACTGCTCGCTGTCGACTTCGCGGGCGGCACGGCGGTGCACATCAACGCCGGTGCGGCCGGTCTGGCCCTGGTGCTGGTGCTCGGCAAGCGCAAGGGCTGGCCGACGACGCCGTTCCGCCCGCACAACCTGCCGTTCGTGATGCTCGGCGCCGGTCTGCTGTGGTTCGGCTGGTTCGGCTTCAACGCAGGTTCCGCGGTGACCTCCGGTGGCCTCGCCGGTTCCACCTTCGTCACCACCACCATCGCGACCTGCGCCGCGATGCTGGCCTGGCTGCTGGTGGAGAAGATCCGCGACGGCAAGCCCACCTCGCTGGGCGCTGCCTCGGGCATCGTGGCGGGTCTGGTCGCCATCACCCCGTCCTGTTCCTCGGTGAACGTGCTCGGCGCGCTCGCCATCGGCGTCGTCGCCGGCGCGCTGTGCGCCCTCGCGGTCGGCCTGAAGTTCAAGTTCGGCTTCGACGACTCGCTCGACGTGGTCGGCGTGCACTTGGTCGGCGGCATCGTCGGCACCCTGATGGTCGGTTTCGTCGCGGCGCCCGAGGCGGGTGCGGCCAAGACCGGTCTGTTCTACGGCGGCGGAGTCGATCAGCTGTGGCGGCAGGCGGTGGGCGCCGGTGTGGTACTTGCGTTCTCCTTCATCGCGACGCTGATCATTGCCTATATCGTGAAGTTCACCATTGGGCTGCGCGTGAGCGAGGAAGCAGAGTCGGTGGGCTTGGACGAGTCCGAGCACGCGGAAACCGCCTACGACTTCGCCGCTCTGGGTAGCACGGCACGTTCGGCCGTCAAGGAGGCATGA
- a CDS encoding P-II family nitrogen regulator codes for MKLITAIVKPFTLEDVKSGLEQAGVLGMTVSEVQGYGRQKGHTEVYRGAEYSVDFVPKVRVEVVVDDASVEKVVEVIVEASRTGKIGDGKVWVTPVESIIRVRTGERGTDAL; via the coding sequence ATGAAACTGATCACCGCAATCGTCAAACCGTTCACGCTCGAGGACGTCAAGTCCGGGCTCGAGCAGGCGGGTGTGTTGGGCATGACCGTCAGCGAGGTCCAAGGGTACGGCCGGCAGAAGGGCCACACCGAGGTGTACCGCGGCGCGGAGTACTCCGTCGATTTCGTGCCGAAGGTCCGCGTCGAGGTCGTCGTGGACGACGCCTCCGTCGAGAAGGTCGTGGAGGTGATCGTGGAGGCCTCCCGCACCGGCAAGATCGGCGACGGCAAGGTCTGGGTCACTCCGGTGGAGTCCATCATCCGGGTGCGGACCGGCGAACGCGGCACCGACGCGCTGTAG
- a CDS encoding [protein-PII] uridylyltransferase — protein MSNGAADLVRARTQLLDGGQPRNPRLDAESLRQALVDLYELWLTSKGAELGIAPDSGLAVVAVGGLGRGEMLPFSDLDLVLLHDDVDPARVAEVADQLWYPLWDAHIKLDHSVRTVPQALRVASDDLIAALGMLEARHIIGDQELSNLLIGGVRREWRTGIRSRFDELIAQAQARWERNGEIAHRAEPDLKNGRGGLRDIQLLDALAIAQLTDAMPGLGPDVPGGGLKQAHRRLLDVRTELHRVAGRARDQLRAQDADEIGAALRIGDRFDLARTLSDSARTVSYSVDVGLRTAANALPRRGLARLRRMPVRRPLDEGVVEHAGEVVLARDARPQRDPGLILRVAAASAQTGLPMSATTLNRLSEDAPELREPWPKDALNDLLVLLGAGRGTIDAIEALDRTGLWGRLLPEWGAVRDLPPRDVQHIWTVDRHLMETVAYAGGLSTRVARPDLLALGALLHDIGKGRAGDHSAVGAELATHIGRRLGLWPSDVRTLSAVVRHHLLLPETATRRDLSDPETVRYVVDALDGDPQLLELLHTLAEADSQATGPGVWGDWKASLIGELVRRCRLVMAGDQLPTPEPIAPDLIERARAGGVHVDLKPGESKHTYVVTVIAPDSSGLLSDAAGVLALHSLRVLSAALGVEGSSAVDTFVVAPKFGDPPDPGLLRQELIRATAGDLDVSAALAKREREASTIGRSRYAQAQPRLIWSDTSVPGQVILELRAEDRVGLLSRLAAELAECGADVRWAKVVTMGSAVVDSFCLDLGPEDGPARRETIEKALLAVVPRTAPKPPPEGLANAEKGI, from the coding sequence GTGTCCAACGGCGCGGCCGACCTGGTCCGTGCGCGAACCCAATTGCTCGACGGCGGCCAGCCGCGCAATCCCCGGCTCGACGCCGAGTCGTTGCGCCAGGCCCTGGTCGACCTCTACGAACTGTGGCTCACCAGCAAGGGCGCCGAGCTGGGCATCGCTCCCGACAGTGGCTTGGCCGTGGTGGCCGTCGGCGGTCTCGGCCGCGGCGAGATGCTGCCGTTCTCCGATCTGGATCTGGTGCTGCTGCACGACGACGTCGACCCGGCCCGGGTGGCCGAGGTCGCCGACCAGCTGTGGTACCCGCTGTGGGACGCCCACATCAAACTCGACCACAGTGTGCGGACCGTTCCGCAGGCGCTGCGGGTGGCCTCGGACGATCTCATCGCCGCGCTGGGCATGCTCGAGGCCAGGCACATCATCGGCGACCAGGAATTGAGCAACCTGCTGATCGGCGGGGTGCGCCGGGAGTGGCGCACCGGCATCCGCTCCCGGTTCGATGAGCTCATCGCCCAGGCCCAGGCCAGATGGGAGCGCAACGGCGAGATCGCGCACCGCGCCGAGCCCGATCTGAAGAACGGGCGCGGCGGGCTGCGCGACATCCAGCTGCTCGACGCGCTGGCCATCGCCCAGCTGACCGACGCGATGCCGGGACTGGGCCCGGACGTGCCGGGCGGCGGATTGAAGCAGGCGCATCGGCGCCTGCTCGACGTGCGCACCGAACTGCACCGCGTGGCGGGCCGGGCCCGCGACCAACTGCGGGCGCAGGACGCCGACGAGATCGGCGCGGCCCTGCGCATCGGCGATCGGTTCGATCTGGCGCGCACCCTGAGCGATTCGGCCCGGACGGTCAGTTACTCCGTGGACGTCGGACTGCGCACCGCGGCCAACGCGCTGCCCCGCCGGGGATTGGCGCGCCTGCGCCGGATGCCGGTACGCAGGCCGCTGGACGAGGGGGTCGTCGAGCACGCGGGCGAAGTCGTGCTGGCCAGGGACGCCCGCCCGCAGCGCGACCCAGGACTGATCCTGCGCGTGGCGGCCGCGTCGGCGCAGACCGGTCTGCCCATGTCGGCCACCACCTTGAACCGGCTATCGGAGGACGCCCCCGAACTACGCGAGCCGTGGCCCAAAGATGCCCTCAACGACCTGCTGGTGCTGTTGGGCGCGGGCCGCGGCACCATCGACGCGATCGAGGCGCTCGATCGCACGGGCTTGTGGGGCAGGCTGCTGCCGGAGTGGGGCGCCGTGCGCGATCTGCCGCCGCGCGACGTCCAGCACATCTGGACCGTCGACCGCCATCTCATGGAGACCGTCGCCTACGCGGGCGGGCTGAGCACCCGGGTGGCGCGCCCGGACCTGCTCGCCCTGGGCGCGCTGCTGCACGACATAGGCAAGGGCCGCGCGGGCGATCACAGCGCGGTCGGCGCGGAACTGGCCACCCACATCGGCCGCCGCCTCGGTCTGTGGCCGTCGGACGTCCGCACCCTCAGCGCGGTCGTGCGTCATCACCTGCTGCTGCCGGAAACCGCGACCCGGCGCGATCTGTCCGATCCGGAAACGGTGCGGTACGTCGTCGACGCGCTCGACGGTGATCCGCAACTGCTGGAACTGCTGCACACCCTGGCGGAGGCGGATTCGCAGGCGACCGGTCCCGGCGTGTGGGGCGATTGGAAGGCGTCGCTGATCGGCGAACTGGTCCGGCGCTGCCGGTTGGTCATGGCGGGCGACCAGCTGCCGACGCCGGAGCCGATCGCACCGGACTTGATCGAGCGGGCCCGGGCGGGCGGGGTGCACGTCGATCTGAAGCCAGGGGAGAGCAAGCACACCTATGTCGTCACCGTCATCGCGCCCGACAGCTCCGGGCTGCTCTCCGACGCCGCGGGCGTGCTGGCGCTGCATTCGCTGCGCGTGCTGTCGGCCGCGCTCGGCGTCGAAGGCTCCTCCGCGGTGGACACTTTCGTCGTCGCGCCCAAGTTCGGCGATCCGCCGGATCCGGGACTGCTGCGCCAGGAACTGATCCGCGCCACGGCCGGGGACCTGGACGTCTCCGCGGCGCTGGCCAAACGCGAGCGCGAGGCGAGCACCATCGGCCGCAGCCGCTACGCGCAGGCGCAGCCCCGCCTGATCTGGTCGGACACCTCGGTGCCCGGTCAGGTGATCCTGGAATTGCGCGCTGAGGACCGGGTCGGCTTGCTCAGCCGCCTCGCCGCGGAGCTGGCCGAGTGCGGAGCCGATGTCCGCTGGGCCAAGGTGGTCACGATGGGCTCGGCCGTGGTCGACAGCTTCTGCTTGGATCTGGGCCCCGAGGACGGTCCCGCGCGCCGGGAAACGATCGAGAAAGCGCTTCTGGCGGTGGTTCCCAGAACTGCGCCGAAGCCTCCTCCGGAAGGTCTCGCGAATGCCGAAAAAGGCATTTAG
- the ffh gene encoding signal recognition particle protein: MFESLSDRLTGALKDLRGKGRLSPADIDATCREIRLALLEADVALPVVRGFIGRIKERAKGAEVSAALNPAQQVVKIVNEELIGILGGETRRLNLAKNPPTVVMLAGLQGSGKTTLAGKLAKLLKGQGHQPLLVACDLQRPGAVTQLQVVGERAGVPVYAPHPGTSVGGGENPLGISAADPVNVARGGVEEARQKQYDVVIVDTAGRLGIDEELMRQAAGIRDAVQPDETLFVLDAMIGQDAVNTAEAFRDGVGFTGVVLTKLDGDARGGAALSVREVTGVPILFASTGEKLEDFDVFHPDRMASRILGMGDVLTLIEQAEQVYDAKQAEEAARKIGSGELTLEDFLDQMLAIRKMGPIGNLLGMLPGAGQMKDVLAQVDDKQLDRVQAIIRGMTPAERANPKIINASRRLRIANGSGVQVSEVNQLVDRFFEAKKMMAMMGRQMGLPGSRRGNAKKGKKGKKGGRGPTPPKVRGGFPGMGGMPAGMPDLSNMPAGLDQLPPGLEGFDLSKLKFPKK; this comes from the coding sequence GTGTTCGAATCCCTGTCCGACCGGCTTACCGGTGCCCTCAAGGATCTGCGCGGTAAGGGGCGTCTGTCACCGGCCGACATCGACGCCACCTGCCGCGAGATCCGCCTGGCCCTGCTGGAGGCCGACGTCGCGCTGCCCGTGGTCCGCGGATTCATCGGGCGGATCAAGGAGCGCGCCAAGGGCGCCGAGGTCAGCGCGGCGCTGAACCCGGCGCAGCAGGTCGTGAAGATCGTCAACGAGGAACTGATCGGCATCCTCGGCGGCGAGACCAGGCGGCTGAACCTGGCCAAGAACCCGCCGACCGTGGTCATGCTGGCCGGTCTGCAGGGTTCCGGTAAGACCACGCTCGCGGGCAAGCTGGCGAAACTGCTGAAGGGGCAAGGCCACCAGCCACTGCTGGTGGCGTGTGACCTGCAGCGTCCCGGCGCCGTCACCCAGCTGCAAGTGGTCGGCGAGCGTGCGGGCGTACCCGTCTACGCGCCGCACCCCGGCACGTCCGTCGGCGGCGGGGAGAACCCGCTGGGCATCTCGGCCGCCGATCCGGTGAACGTGGCGCGCGGCGGCGTCGAGGAGGCTCGGCAGAAGCAGTACGACGTCGTCATCGTCGACACCGCGGGCCGTCTCGGTATCGACGAGGAGCTGATGCGCCAGGCGGCGGGCATCCGCGACGCCGTGCAACCGGACGAGACTCTGTTCGTCCTCGACGCGATGATCGGCCAGGACGCGGTCAACACCGCCGAGGCGTTCCGCGACGGCGTCGGCTTCACCGGCGTCGTGCTCACCAAACTCGACGGCGACGCCCGCGGCGGTGCGGCGCTGAGTGTCCGCGAGGTCACCGGTGTGCCGATCCTGTTCGCCTCGACCGGTGAGAAGCTCGAGGACTTCGACGTCTTCCACCCGGATCGCATGGCCAGCCGCATCCTCGGCATGGGTGACGTGCTCACCCTGATCGAGCAGGCCGAACAGGTCTACGACGCCAAGCAGGCCGAGGAGGCCGCCCGTAAGATCGGCAGCGGCGAGCTGACGCTCGAGGACTTCCTCGACCAGATGCTGGCCATCCGCAAGATGGGCCCGATCGGCAACCTGCTCGGCATGCTGCCGGGCGCCGGTCAGATGAAGGACGTGCTCGCCCAGGTCGACGACAAGCAGCTCGACCGCGTGCAGGCGATCATCCGCGGCATGACCCCGGCCGAACGGGCCAACCCGAAGATCATCAACGCCTCGCGCCGCCTGCGCATCGCCAACGGTTCCGGAGTCCAGGTCTCCGAGGTCAACCAGCTCGTCGACCGCTTCTTCGAGGCCAAGAAGATGATGGCGATGATGGGCCGCCAGATGGGCCTGCCCGGCTCCCGCCGCGGCAACGCGAAGAAGGGCAAGAAGGGCAAGAAGGGCGGTCGTGGCCCCACGCCGCCGAAGGTACGCGGCGGCTTCCCGGGGATGGGCGGCATGCCCGCCGGGATGCCCGACCTGTCCAACATGCCCGCCGGTCTCGACCAGCTGCCGCCCGGGTTGGAAGGATTCGACCTCAGCAAGCTGAAGTTCCCGAAGAAGTAG
- a CDS encoding amidohydrolase family protein: MHLRGVVLPEGEVRDLWVRDGLVSFEPVPGAETLCDSGWIVPGLVDAHCHVGIRYGGGHEDRAGAIAQAETERDAGALLLRDAGSPIDTRFIDDHEELPRIIRAGRHIARPKRYIRELGIELDDERDLPEIVAEQARRGDGWVKIVGDWIDRSVGDLRPLWSDAILKEAIDAAHANGARVTAHVFGEDALPGLINAGIDCLEHGTGLTDETIEMMVEHGTALVPTLVNIDTFPGIADGAGKFPVYAAHMRELHRRVRGTVAAAHEAGVPIFAGTDAGGSIRHGRIADEIAALAAAGLSRHDALGAASWNARDWLGRPGIEPGAPADFVVYEQDPRIHPETLGTPYAVVLRGRVYGERGPVTGHR; encoded by the coding sequence GTGCATCTACGCGGTGTGGTTCTGCCCGAAGGCGAGGTGCGCGACCTCTGGGTGCGCGACGGCCTGGTGTCGTTCGAGCCGGTGCCCGGAGCCGAAACGCTCTGCGACTCGGGGTGGATCGTGCCGGGATTGGTCGACGCCCACTGCCACGTCGGGATCCGGTACGGCGGGGGTCATGAGGACCGAGCGGGCGCGATCGCGCAGGCCGAGACCGAACGCGACGCCGGGGCCCTGCTGCTGCGCGACGCGGGCTCGCCCATCGACACCCGGTTCATCGATGACCACGAGGAACTGCCCCGAATCATCCGCGCGGGCCGCCACATCGCCCGCCCGAAGCGCTACATCCGCGAACTGGGCATCGAACTCGACGACGAACGCGACCTGCCGGAGATCGTGGCCGAGCAGGCCCGCCGCGGCGACGGCTGGGTGAAGATCGTCGGCGATTGGATCGACCGCTCCGTCGGCGACCTGCGCCCGCTGTGGAGCGACGCGATCCTGAAAGAGGCCATCGACGCCGCGCATGCCAACGGCGCGCGGGTCACCGCGCACGTCTTCGGGGAGGACGCGCTACCCGGCCTGATCAACGCCGGTATCGATTGCCTGGAGCACGGCACCGGCCTCACCGACGAGACCATCGAGATGATGGTCGAACACGGCACCGCGCTGGTCCCCACCCTGGTGAACATCGACACCTTCCCGGGCATTGCCGACGGCGCAGGCAAGTTCCCGGTCTACGCCGCGCACATGCGCGAGTTGCACCGGCGGGTGCGCGGCACGGTCGCCGCCGCGCATGAAGCGGGCGTACCGATCTTCGCGGGCACCGACGCGGGCGGCTCCATCCGCCACGGGCGCATCGCCGACGAGATCGCAGCGCTCGCCGCCGCGGGCCTGTCCCGGCACGACGCGCTCGGCGCGGCCTCATGGAACGCACGCGACTGGCTTGGGCGCCCCGGCATCGAACCCGGCGCGCCCGCGGATTTCGTTGTCTACGAGCAGGATCCGCGCATTCACCCGGAAACGCTCGGTACGCCTTACGCCGTCGTCCTGCGCGGGCGGGTGTACGGCGAACGCGGTCCGGTCACCGGGCATCGATAA
- a CDS encoding LLM class F420-dependent oxidoreductase: MTIRLGYQMPNFSYGKSVRELFPTVVAQAREAEAAGFDTAFVMDHFYQLPGIGTPDEPMLEAYTTLGGLATATERIQLSALVTGNTYRNPAMLAKTVTTLDVASGGRAVLGIGAGWFELEHRSLGYEFGTFTDRFERLDEALHIIQPMLRGERPTFEGKWYRVENAMNEPRVRDDLPILLGGSGEKKTFGLAARFADHLNIICNASELPRKIEALRARCAEVGRDPQTLETSYLCFVMMDEDGDLVRKQQRDYLSRMGIDLSSLSDAERAQSPADRQFVGTPDEVAEQLRTRVLDHGVDGLIINMVFNGHERGAVELAGRTFAPLVR, encoded by the coding sequence GTGACGATTCGCCTCGGATATCAGATGCCCAACTTCAGCTACGGCAAGTCGGTGCGCGAGCTGTTCCCCACGGTTGTCGCGCAGGCCAGAGAGGCCGAAGCCGCCGGCTTCGACACGGCCTTCGTCATGGACCACTTCTATCAGCTGCCGGGCATCGGCACGCCCGACGAGCCGATGCTCGAGGCTTACACCACGCTCGGCGGCCTGGCCACGGCGACGGAGCGAATCCAGTTGTCGGCGTTGGTCACCGGCAACACCTATCGCAACCCGGCCATGCTCGCCAAGACCGTCACCACGCTCGACGTGGCCAGCGGCGGCCGCGCGGTGCTCGGCATCGGCGCGGGCTGGTTCGAACTCGAGCACCGCTCCCTCGGGTACGAATTCGGCACGTTCACCGACCGCTTCGAGCGGCTCGACGAGGCGCTGCACATCATCCAGCCGATGCTGCGCGGCGAGCGGCCCACCTTCGAGGGCAAGTGGTACCGGGTCGAGAACGCCATGAACGAGCCGCGCGTGCGCGACGACCTGCCGATCCTGCTCGGCGGCAGCGGCGAGAAGAAGACCTTCGGCCTGGCCGCCCGCTTCGCCGACCATCTCAACATCATCTGCAACGCCTCCGAACTGCCGCGCAAGATCGAGGCGCTGCGAGCACGCTGCGCCGAGGTCGGCCGGGATCCGCAAACTCTGGAGACCAGCTACCTGTGCTTCGTGATGATGGACGAGGACGGCGATCTGGTGCGCAAGCAGCAGCGCGATTACCTGAGCCGCATGGGTATCGACCTGTCGTCGCTCTCGGACGCGGAGCGCGCGCAGAGCCCGGCCGACCGTCAGTTCGTCGGCACCCCGGACGAAGTTGCCGAACAGCTGCGGACCCGCGTTCTCGACCACGGAGTCGATGGCCTGATCATCAACATGGTGTTCAACGGGCACGAGCGGGGCGCGGTCGAACTCGCCGGACGCACCTTTGCTCCGCTGGTGCGCTGA
- a CDS encoding class I SAM-dependent methyltransferase, producing MIAPPWRASYGVDAPSVLLLLGVLAVGYLAAALVVALFQQLRPSLLLLLIGVVLAAQFALFLHATRRGKFQVWAGLLDDLDLRGDERLLDMGCGRGAVLLAAARRLPAGRAVGLDLWCSADNCGNTPATAEQNALAENVADRIELRTGDMTRMPFPDDVFDVVVSSLAIHNIRTAEGRAAAVREACRVLRPGGKLVIVDIGKTREYRAVLAADGATALTLRPVGWRMWWGGPWVPTRALTAVAPG from the coding sequence ATGATAGCCCCTCCGTGGCGCGCGTCGTACGGTGTCGACGCGCCGTCGGTGCTGCTGTTGCTGGGAGTTCTCGCGGTCGGGTATCTCGCCGCCGCCCTGGTGGTGGCGCTGTTCCAGCAACTGCGTCCGAGTCTGCTGCTCCTGCTGATCGGCGTCGTGCTGGCCGCGCAGTTCGCGTTGTTCCTGCACGCGACCCGACGGGGCAAGTTCCAGGTCTGGGCGGGCTTGCTCGACGACCTGGACCTGCGCGGCGACGAACGACTACTCGATATGGGGTGCGGCCGCGGGGCGGTGTTGCTGGCCGCGGCGCGCCGCCTGCCCGCCGGGCGCGCCGTGGGTCTGGACCTGTGGTGCTCGGCCGACAACTGCGGGAACACCCCGGCCACCGCCGAACAGAACGCGCTCGCCGAGAACGTCGCCGACCGGATCGAGCTGCGCACCGGCGACATGACCCGCATGCCGTTCCCGGACGACGTGTTCGACGTCGTCGTCTCCAGCCTGGCGATCCACAACATCCGGACCGCGGAGGGTCGCGCGGCGGCGGTCCGGGAGGCGTGCCGTGTGCTGCGTCCCGGCGGCAAATTGGTCATCGTCGACATCGGCAAGACCCGGGAATATCGCGCCGTCCTGGCGGCCGATGGCGCGACCGCCCTCACCCTGCGCCCGGTGGGGTGGCGGATGTGGTGGGGCGGCCCCTGGGTGCCCACGCGAGCGCTCACCGCCGTCGCTCCGGGGTAG
- the rpsP gene encoding 30S ribosomal protein S16, with amino-acid sequence MAVRIKLTRMGKIRNPQYRVVVADARTRRDGRAIESIGKYHPKEEPSLIEIDSERAQYWLGVGAQPTEPVLQLLKITGDWQKFKGIDGAEGTLKVKPAKPSKLDLFNAALAAADNEPVAEAVTPKKKGKKDAEDGAESAEAAE; translated from the coding sequence GTGGCTGTTCGCATCAAGCTCACCCGCATGGGCAAGATCCGCAACCCGCAGTACCGCGTCGTCGTCGCCGACGCCCGCACCCGCCGCGACGGCCGGGCCATCGAGTCCATCGGCAAGTACCACCCGAAGGAAGAGCCCTCGCTGATCGAGATCGACTCCGAGCGCGCGCAGTACTGGCTTGGCGTGGGCGCGCAGCCGACCGAGCCGGTCCTGCAGCTGCTGAAGATCACCGGCGACTGGCAGAAGTTCAAGGGCATCGACGGCGCCGAGGGCACCCTGAAGGTCAAGCCGGCCAAGCCGTCGAAGCTGGACCTGTTCAACGCCGCGCTGGCCGCCGCCGACAACGAGCCGGTCGCCGAGGCCGTCACGCCCAAGAAGAAGGGCAAGAAGGACGCCGAAGATGGCGCCGAGTCCGCTGAGGCCGCCGAGTAA
- a CDS encoding RNA-binding protein, protein MSAVVADAVEHLVRGIVANPDDVRVELITGRRGRTVEVHVHPDDLGKVIGRGGRTATALRTLVAGIGGRGIRVDVVDTDQ, encoded by the coding sequence GTGAGCGCCGTCGTCGCCGATGCCGTCGAGCACTTGGTGCGCGGCATCGTCGCCAATCCCGATGACGTCCGCGTCGAGCTGATCACCGGCCGCCGCGGGCGCACCGTCGAGGTGCACGTTCATCCCGATGACCTGGGCAAAGTGATCGGCCGCGGCGGACGCACCGCGACCGCGCTGCGCACCCTCGTCGCCGGTATCGGCGGCCGGGGCATCCGGGTCGACGTGGTCGACACCGACCAGTAG